From Pseudomonadales bacterium:
CGCTATTACGCAATCCTGATAAGTCAAAATTGTCTAAGCGGAAAAACCCAACCTCAATCTTATACTATCAGCGCATGGGTTTTATGCCAGAAGCCGTGGTTAATTATTTAGCCAGGATGGGCTGGTCTATGCCTGATGAGTCTGAAAAATTCACTCTGAACCAGATGCTAAATAACTTTGATATCCAGCGTGTCTCGCTCGGCGGGCCTATCTTTGATGTCGACAAGTTAACTTGGTTAAACGGCAAGTGGTTAAGAGAGGACCTAACGGTCGATCAATTGGCGCAACGGCTTCAAGATTGGGCATTTAACCGAGAGCAGCTAATGCCTGTTGTCCAGCAATTGCAGCCGCGGCTAGAGTTATTCTCTGATTTTGCACCGCAGGCAAATTTCTTATTTGCCGGCTTACTGCCAATTTCTCGTGATGATTTTGGCCTAAACGATGATGATGCTGTCCAAGCATGCTTAGAAATTTTACAGCTATCGCTGTGGCAGCTTGAGCTGCTGCAAAACTGGCATCGTGACGATATTTTTTCAGCATTAAAGGCTGTAGCGGATTATAAGTCAGTAAAGTTGAAAGCTTTCCTAGCGCCTATCTTTATTGCCATTTCAGGCACCACGGCATCGATTTCAGTGATGGATGCCATGCAGTTGTTAGGGCCAGATCTTAGTCGAGCAAGATTGCGTTTCGCGATTAATATACTTGGCGGGATTTCAAAGAAAAAACTTAAGAAACTCGAAAAGCAGGCAAGAGAGATTAACTAACAAGTAAAAAATGCCGATAAATGTTATGTTTAAAGCGATAAGCTATTTAATTGATCGAATGGAATGGTCACTATAGCTAATCGCGTTAACATTAGAGTTTCGACTTTTTGTAGCAGCTAGGCGCTTACATAAATACTGCCACAAGCAATAGCATGAGTAATAGCAAAGCACTCGCAAAGCACAATAGAATAAAAAAGTATTTACAAAAGCATCAGTGAAAGCAATAGCGGGCATGTTCAAAATGATATGAACATGCGATACGTAAATGCGAAGA
This genomic window contains:
- a CDS encoding glutamate--tRNA ligase; its protein translation is MTVVRTRVAPSPTGDPHVGTAYIALFNLCFAKQHNGKFILRIEDTDQTRSTTSSEQAIFDSLRWLGLDWDEGPDVGGDYGPYRQSERMHIYADYCQQLLDNGHAFKCYRTSAELDQLREAQKSSGEMRALKTSDLLLAPEEIAQREAAGDPFVIRMHVPEEGRCVVHDMLRGEIELDWAQVDAQILLKSDGMPTYHLANVVDDHLMQISHVLRGEEWINSAPKHMLLYQYFEWDMPQLCHLPLLRNPDKSKLSKRKNPTSILYYQRMGFMPEAVVNYLARMGWSMPDESEKFTLNQMLNNFDIQRVSLGGPIFDVDKLTWLNGKWLREDLTVDQLAQRLQDWAFNREQLMPVVQQLQPRLELFSDFAPQANFLFAGLLPISRDDFGLNDDDAVQACLEILQLSLWQLELLQNWHRDDIFSALKAVADYKSVKLKAFLAPIFIAISGTTASISVMDAMQLLGPDLSRARLRFAINILGGISKKKLKKLEKQAREIN